From the Kitasatospora atroaurantiaca genome, the window CCGACCTCGGAGGCCGGGTCGCCCGCCGGGGTTTCACCGGCCGGCGGTCAGCTCCGCGAGCAGGGCGCGGCCCTCGGGCCAGGAGCCGAGGCCGGAGGCGGAGTTGAGGTGGCCGTACGGGCCGACGTCGACGAAGCGGGAGCCCCAGCTGTCGGCGAGGAGGCGGGAACGGGCGGGGGAGCACCAGGGGTCGTCGCTGCTCGCGACCACGATGCTGGGGAAGGGCAGCGGCTGCAGCGGGATCGGGCGGAAGTTCACCAGCTCGGGGACGTCGGCGGTGTCGATGTCGGCGGGGGCGACGAGCAGGGCGCCGCGTACCTCACGGCCGGGGTGGGACGCAGCCCAGTGGGCGACCGTGATGCAGCCGAGGCTGTGGGCGACCAGGACGACCGGGCCCGGCCGGTCGGTGACCGCCTTGTCCAGGGTCTCCACCCAGTCGCCGACGAGCGGGTTGTCCCAGTCGGCCTGCTCGACCCGCTGGAAGGCCGGGGTCTCCTGCTCCCACCGGCTCTGCCAGTGCTCGGGGCCGGAGTTCTCGTAGCCGGGCAGGACGAGGATCGTCGGGTTTGCCGTCATCGGGGCACGTCTCCCTCAGTGTCACGTGGCGGACGGGGCGTCATTGGCCGTCCCCTGGCGAGGACCCTAGCCGATCACCT encodes:
- a CDS encoding RBBP9/YdeN family alpha/beta hydrolase, with the translated sequence MTANPTILVLPGYENSGPEHWQSRWEQETPAFQRVEQADWDNPLVGDWVETLDKAVTDRPGPVVLVAHSLGCITVAHWAASHPGREVRGALLVAPADIDTADVPELVNFRPIPLQPLPFPSIVVASSDDPWCSPARSRLLADSWGSRFVDVGPYGHLNSASGLGSWPEGRALLAELTAGR